A portion of the Tenacibaculum todarodis genome contains these proteins:
- a CDS encoding TfoX/Sxy family protein, whose product MAYNEFLVDRVAQFFREKSIHFNAKKMFGGFVFMIDNKMCVGVMKDQIMARINPDIFEKSILKEGCKPMDFTGKKMKGFVYLSDEAIDLEDDLHYWLQLALDFNPLAKASKKRKSSKS is encoded by the coding sequence ATGGCCTATAATGAGTTTTTAGTTGATAGAGTAGCTCAGTTTTTTAGAGAAAAAAGTATTCATTTTAATGCTAAAAAAATGTTTGGCGGATTTGTTTTTATGATAGACAATAAAATGTGTGTTGGAGTAATGAAAGACCAAATCATGGCTAGAATTAATCCTGATATTTTTGAAAAATCTATATTAAAGGAAGGTTGTAAACCAATGGACTTTACAGGAAAAAAAATGAAAGGATTTGTTTATTTAAGTGATGAAGCCATAGATTTGGAAGACGATTTACATTATTGGTTGCAACTAGCATTAGACTTTAATCCGTTAGCAAAAGCAAGTAAAAAAAGAAAATCCTCTAAAAGTTAA